A portion of the Leptospira kanakyensis genome contains these proteins:
- a CDS encoding YaaR family protein: MIIQNNNPKSVSTQAKKGSKEKLSGALGSVDESKQSFLDILESIVPSGKEETRELNELWKDLPDLEKELIKDPNHRNLESYKKHIKQIAELILKKNYKVMQAPQRGRNDQKDVRYVKVVDEKLDLLAKTMFSPNNSAFVILKQLDEIRGLLIDLKG, translated from the coding sequence ATGATCATCCAAAACAACAACCCTAAGTCGGTATCCACTCAGGCAAAAAAAGGATCCAAAGAAAAACTCTCAGGTGCTTTAGGATCTGTTGATGAATCCAAACAAAGTTTTTTAGATATTTTAGAATCCATTGTTCCCTCTGGAAAAGAAGAAACCAGAGAGCTGAATGAACTTTGGAAAGATTTACCTGATTTGGAAAAGGAACTGATCAAAGATCCTAACCACAGAAACCTCGAATCTTACAAAAAACACATCAAACAAATTGCCGAACTAATCCTTAAAAAAAACTACAAGGTCATGCAAGCCCCACAAAGAGGACGAAATGACCAAAAAGACGTACGTTATGTAAAGGTTGTGGATGAAAAATTGGACCTACTCGCCAAAACTATGTTTTCTCCCAACAACAGTGCTTTCGTGATTTTGAAACAATTAGATGAAATTAGGGGTCTATTGATTGATCTAAAAGGATAA
- a CDS encoding ParB/RepB/Spo0J family partition protein: MALGKGKVLGRGLGNLIPVNENNVEISKEEQTGLREIKVTEILPNPHQPRKQFSDASIQELSNTITEHGVIQPIVVQKNPSGSGFLLVAGERRLRACKLAGFAKIPAIVRDLSEADMMELALIENIQRENLNPMDEALAYQAIIDKRGLKVTDLATRVGKNRATISNLIRLLSLPKLLQDLVKEGKLSEGQARPLLSIPDPKKQLEVGQKVIAEGWNVREVENFVSNLLHPDKKSKSSSMGADKRDASIVKLESKLRNKYSSKVEVAHNETNGKGKIVFSYANLNDMERILEQLGVKL, from the coding sequence ATGGCACTCGGCAAAGGTAAAGTTTTAGGAAGAGGACTTGGGAATTTAATTCCTGTAAATGAAAACAACGTTGAGATTTCTAAAGAGGAACAAACGGGCCTAAGAGAAATTAAAGTCACAGAAATTTTACCAAACCCACACCAACCAAGAAAACAATTCTCTGATGCTTCCATCCAAGAGTTATCCAATACCATTACGGAACATGGAGTGATCCAACCCATTGTTGTGCAAAAGAATCCATCGGGTTCAGGATTTCTTTTGGTAGCTGGTGAAAGAAGATTACGCGCATGCAAACTTGCAGGCTTTGCAAAAATCCCTGCGATAGTTCGCGATCTTTCTGAAGCGGATATGATGGAACTTGCCCTCATTGAAAATATCCAAAGAGAAAACCTCAATCCAATGGATGAGGCTTTGGCTTACCAAGCCATTATCGACAAACGGGGGTTAAAGGTAACTGACCTTGCGACTCGTGTGGGAAAAAACAGAGCTACCATTTCTAACTTAATTCGTCTTCTATCTCTTCCTAAATTATTACAAGACTTAGTGAAGGAAGGAAAACTTTCGGAAGGACAGGCCCGCCCTCTTCTCTCTATCCCTGATCCTAAAAAACAATTGGAAGTGGGTCAGAAAGTAATCGCTGAAGGTTGGAATGTTCGAGAGGTAGAAAACTTTGTTTCTAATCTTTTGCACCCAGATAAAAAATCAAAGTCCTCTTCTATGGGTGCTGACAAACGAGATGCGAGTATTGTAAAACTAGAATCCAAACTCAGAAACAAATACAGTTCCAAAGTGGAAGTGGCCCACAATGAAACGAATGGAAAAGGGAAAATTGTTTTTTCTTACGCCAACCTAAATGACATGGAAAGAATTTTAGAGCAGCTCGGTGTGAAATTGTAG
- a CDS encoding bactofilin family protein — protein sequence MPNPSTEEEFLVNSIIGEGAEFVGEFKFPGLIRIDGKFRGVLETTGKVLIGKSGIVDTDIKARVVVAGGEIRGNIYATERVTLLSSCRLEGDIVTPRLIVEEGVVFHGKCTINPTRH from the coding sequence ATGCCGAATCCATCTACAGAAGAAGAATTTTTAGTTAATAGTATCATTGGGGAAGGCGCCGAGTTCGTTGGCGAATTCAAGTTCCCAGGCCTCATTCGTATTGATGGAAAATTTCGTGGAGTCCTCGAAACTACCGGAAAGGTACTTATAGGAAAATCCGGAATCGTCGATACAGATATCAAAGCAAGAGTGGTGGTTGCCGGAGGAGAAATCCGCGGAAACATCTATGCAACAGAACGAGTTACATTACTTTCTAGCTGCCGATTGGAAGGAGACATTGTCACTCCACGCCTCATCGTAGAAGAAGGTGTCGTGTTTCACGGAAAATGCACAATTAATCCCACTCGTCATTAG
- a CDS encoding M23 family metallopeptidase, translating to MEVKQRLHLIFYRLRYKVQEWKLKLSQRYEDLDKKGRERLTIMVIPHTDRRTINFVISYKAISIFIGIMVILLVISAVNVLSHSGSIHQLTELNLTNKDFIRQSSKMKEEVNSLHETIQYYYERISNLYIKLGGDPSRVSKGMGGQAGQFLALQGTPQSDITDESFRIKEDIHNLKLSSELSEEIIKLIKKRKSIIRNTPSIWPTKGYVLFPFGKYISPVTGKEELNRGLDIGSFPGAEVIATAPGIVFDTGYSPATGYYVKLSHRFGWKTIYSNLDRIRVKKNEKLSKGDILGYVGKSPENPIYHLHYEVHVGTQALNPFSFLNQIQE from the coding sequence GTGGAAGTAAAACAAAGACTACATCTAATTTTTTACCGATTACGGTATAAAGTCCAGGAATGGAAGCTTAAGTTATCCCAACGTTACGAGGATCTAGACAAAAAAGGTCGTGAACGTCTGACAATTATGGTCATTCCTCACACCGATCGCAGAACCATTAACTTTGTTATCTCTTACAAAGCGATTTCCATCTTCATTGGAATCATGGTGATCCTTCTTGTGATCAGCGCTGTGAACGTTCTTTCTCATAGTGGATCCATCCACCAACTCACAGAGCTCAATTTAACAAACAAAGACTTTATCAGACAATCTTCCAAGATGAAAGAAGAGGTTAACTCTCTTCACGAAACCATCCAATACTATTACGAAAGAATTTCTAATCTCTATATCAAACTTGGTGGAGATCCTTCTCGAGTTTCCAAAGGGATGGGTGGGCAAGCAGGACAATTTCTCGCATTACAAGGAACACCTCAATCAGACATCACGGACGAATCTTTCCGCATCAAAGAAGACATTCATAATTTAAAATTATCCTCTGAACTTTCTGAAGAGATCATCAAACTCATCAAAAAAAGAAAGAGTATCATTCGTAACACTCCATCCATTTGGCCAACAAAAGGTTATGTATTATTTCCATTTGGAAAATACATTTCTCCAGTGACTGGAAAAGAAGAACTCAACAGAGGACTAGACATTGGATCCTTTCCTGGTGCGGAAGTCATTGCAACGGCTCCTGGAATTGTTTTTGATACTGGATACTCTCCAGCTACTGGTTACTACGTAAAATTATCACATCGATTTGGATGGAAAACAATCTACTCCAACCTCGATAGAATTCGTGTTAAGAAAAATGAAAAACTCTCCAAGGGTGACATCTTAGGTTATGTTGGAAAATCACCAGAAAATCCGATTTACCATCTTCATTATGAAGTACATGTTGGTACCCAAGCGTTGAATCCGTTTTCGTTTCTCAACCAAATTCAAGAATAA
- a CDS encoding ABC transporter transmembrane domain-containing protein: protein MHTPDRAKSKNLRVLSKTFSYLKPYRLQMTLSSLALLFTAGVTLGLGQGLRHLVDAGFSARSKQELGYSLAFIILVGIFLAIGTYIRHYAVSWIGERVASDIRRDVFKHIIFIHPSFFELNSPGEIQSRITTDTTLIQTVIGSSASIALRNVLMFVGGIIFLFITNSKLTMIVLFSVPFIVFPILFYGKKVRNLSRTTQDKIASIGTYVSESLLNIKILQSFHHQEEDIEKFSNTVEAAFDVAVARIKQRALLIAAVILFILTGISVMLWIGGTDVLEGKITGGELIAFSFYAIMVANSVGAVSEVLGDLQRAAGATERLMELLLSESEIKDPKFPKPIADVLLPTEGNGSISLNGSSKQKGLKINLDHLEFSYPSRPEHKAIRGIHLEIPANKTTALVGPSGGGKSTLFELILRFYDPTAGKILIEGVDLTELTLKDLRSLIGFVPQQPILFSGTLRENIAYGKPNASFEEIEKAAASAYVTEFLNQLPNGYDTNLGHLGTRLSGGQKQRIAIARAILRNPRILLLDEATSALDSESEQMIQRALDFLVKERTTIMIAHRLSTVVKSDQIVVIKEGEIESVGTHDELIRKSELYERLAKLQFHTELL, encoded by the coding sequence TTGCATACTCCAGACCGCGCTAAGTCAAAAAATCTCCGTGTCCTCTCTAAAACCTTTTCCTATTTAAAACCCTACAGACTCCAAATGACCCTTTCCTCACTGGCTCTCCTTTTTACTGCCGGAGTGACTTTGGGACTAGGACAGGGGTTACGCCATTTGGTCGATGCAGGATTTTCAGCCAGATCAAAACAAGAATTAGGCTACTCACTTGCCTTTATCATTTTAGTTGGAATCTTCCTTGCGATTGGAACTTACATTCGTCATTACGCAGTTTCTTGGATCGGAGAACGAGTCGCCTCAGACATTCGAAGGGATGTGTTCAAACATATCATCTTCATCCACCCCAGTTTTTTTGAACTGAATTCTCCCGGTGAAATCCAATCTCGGATCACAACGGACACCACACTCATCCAAACGGTAATCGGATCTTCCGCATCCATTGCCCTAAGAAATGTTTTGATGTTTGTCGGTGGAATTATTTTTCTTTTTATCACCAATTCAAAACTCACGATGATTGTTCTCTTCAGTGTACCTTTCATTGTGTTCCCAATTTTGTTCTATGGAAAAAAAGTAAGGAATTTATCCCGCACCACTCAGGACAAAATTGCAAGTATTGGAACTTACGTCAGTGAATCCCTTCTCAATATAAAAATCCTACAATCCTTCCACCACCAAGAAGAAGACATTGAAAAATTTTCAAACACTGTTGAAGCAGCCTTCGATGTAGCAGTGGCCCGCATCAAACAAAGAGCTCTTCTGATTGCTGCAGTCATTCTTTTCATCCTTACAGGAATCAGTGTCATGTTATGGATTGGTGGAACTGATGTACTCGAAGGAAAAATTACCGGAGGGGAACTCATCGCTTTTTCTTTCTATGCGATCATGGTAGCCAATAGTGTCGGCGCCGTTTCTGAAGTTCTCGGTGATTTACAAAGAGCAGCCGGTGCCACAGAACGATTGATGGAACTTCTTTTATCAGAATCTGAAATCAAAGATCCAAAGTTTCCAAAACCAATCGCAGACGTACTACTTCCAACGGAAGGGAATGGATCTATATCTCTCAACGGCTCTTCTAAACAGAAGGGATTAAAAATCAATTTGGATCATTTGGAATTTTCGTATCCATCTCGTCCGGAACACAAAGCCATCCGAGGAATTCATTTAGAAATTCCTGCCAACAAAACCACAGCTCTTGTTGGTCCCTCTGGTGGTGGAAAGAGTACACTCTTTGAACTCATCCTCAGATTCTATGATCCCACTGCAGGAAAAATTCTTATCGAAGGTGTGGATCTAACAGAACTTACCTTAAAAGATTTACGCTCCCTCATCGGCTTTGTTCCCCAACAACCCATTCTCTTTAGTGGAACTTTGCGAGAGAACATTGCCTACGGAAAACCGAATGCAAGTTTTGAAGAAATCGAAAAGGCTGCGGCCAGTGCTTATGTTACGGAATTTTTAAACCAACTCCCGAATGGGTATGATACCAACCTAGGACATTTAGGAACAAGACTCTCTGGCGGACAAAAGCAAAGGATCGCGATTGCAAGGGCTATCCTTCGTAACCCAAGAATTCTATTATTGGATGAAGCCACTTCTGCTCTCGATTCGGAATCAGAACAAATGATTCAGCGTGCCTTAGATTTTTTAGTGAAAGAGAGAACTACGATTATGATTGCTCACAGACTTTCCACAGTTGTGAAATCAGATCAAATAGTGGTAATTAAAGAAGGGGAGATTGAGTCCGTCGGAACCCATGACGAACTCATTCGAAAAAGTGAATTGTATGAGCGACTAGCGAAACTACAATTTCACACCGAGCTGCTCTAA